Part of the Aquificaceae bacterium genome, AGACTTTTCAGCTCGAAGCTCGATTCCCAAACGGCTCGAAAGTGATTGCCCTCCCCTCTAAACCGGAAACTGTGAGGGGCTTCACTGGAGATGTTATCATGGACGAGACCGCCTTTTTTGAAAAAGGCTTTGAAGTATATCAGGCAGTCTTTCCCACCATAACGAGGAACCAACGCTATAAACTCATAGCCATATCCACACCCCGCACAAAGAAAGACCTCTTTTATCACCTGTGGCAGACCGCACAGGAAGACCCTGCATGGTTTAGCTACAGGCTTACAATCCATGACGCAGTTCAAAACGGGCTTGCTATAGACCCTGAGGAACTCAGGAGGGGCATAAAAAATGAACTCGCATGGAAGTCCGAATATCTTTGTGAGTTTATAGACGACGAAGATGTGCTTTTGCCTTATGAGGTTATTCAGTCCTGTGAGGAAGAAAACATAGAAGTTGACGACCTGAGACTTCTCAGAGGCGATGTTTTTGTGGGTGTAGACATTGGAAGGCGCAGAGACCTCACGGTGATAAGCATTCTTGAAAAGCTTGGCTCCGTTTTCTACTTGAGAAGGCTTGAGATTTTGCGTAATGTCTCATTTTCAGAGCAGTTCAAAGTCATAGACCACATAGCCAGTTTTGCCAGAAGGCTTGCTATAGATGAAACTGGTATAGGCATGCAGCTGGCAGAAGAACTTGCCCGTCGCTGGGGCGAGGCAAAGGTGCAGAGAGTCTACTTTACAGCGAGAGTAAAAGAGGAGCTGGCAGAAAGACTAAGACATGCCTTTATAGACAAAATCATAAGAATTCCTCCGGATAATGACCTGAGAGAAGACCTTCATTCAGTCAAAAGGCTTGTGTCAGACAGTGGCAATATAAGATATGAAGGCAATACGGAAGACGGACACGCAGACAGGTTCTGGGCTCTCGCTCTTGCTTTGCACGCAGGAAAAGAAGAAACAAAGGAAATAAGCCCTCTTGTCTTTTACAGCCCCGAGAAAACTGTAAAGAGGTGGTGGCATGTTGAAAGAGTTATTTGAAAAGCTTAAAGACGCACTCAAGAAAAAGGATGCAGGAAGGCTCAGTGTAGAGCCAGTCAGTGTGCTTTTGCCACAGACAAAAGACATACGCTCAAGACTTGTGGACCCACGGTTTCCACGGACTGCCCTGTATGAGATAGAAAGGGCGGTTTTCACTAATCCCGTATTGTCCCAGGTTCATAACCTCGTCATAAACCTTGCCAACACGGGACACACAGTGGAAACCGATAGAGAAGAGCTAAAGGAAGAGATAACGAGACTCGCAGAAACACTTAATATGGACGCTTTTATAAATACCCTTTTCAGTCAGATAATCCTCTACGGGTGCATATCCGCAGAAATCGTTGTCTCGGACAAAGTAGATGCTGTGCAAAAACTCGTCCGTGTCCATCCTTCTACAATTTACTTTGCCTACGACCAGGAGAAAGACCTGTGGAAACCCTACCAGATGGTGTCAGACAAGCTTGTTGAGCTAAACCCTCACACCTACATGTATATACCACTCCTCACGGTGGATGGCTCCCCCTACGGCATACCTCCCATGCTTGCAAGCCTGCCTCTTCTGGACACTACAGACGCTCTTATCACAGAACTCAAAAGCCTTGCCAACAAGCTTGGGCTGATAGGCTTTCTGGATATAACTTTCCCACAACTACAGAGAAGTCCATCGGAGACCGAGGCAGAGTATCAAGAAAGAGCTCGCAAATTCCTGCAGGATACTGCACAGGACATTGCAGAAAACATCTCAAAGGGTGTGCTTTTGCATTTTGAAGGCACACAGGTAGAGTTCAAAGAAGTGTCTGCCAGTGCAGGAGGGCTAAAAGAGGTTTTGCAGACCATAGAAAAGTGGCTCATAGAAGGAGCAAAAGGACAGCCTGCACTGCTTGGCTTTTCAGAAGGCTACACAGAAACATGGGCAACTGTAAGCCTGCACATTTTTGTATCTCAGCTTAAGAACTATCAGAGACTTGTAGAGCGTTTTCTTGAGTATGTTTACAAGCTACACCTCACACTTAGAGGCTATGATGTTAGTGATGTGAATGTGTCCTTTGCTGAGCCTCCTGACTTCAGAGCAAAGGAGGAGGAAGAGGTGATAAAACTCAGAGCAGAAAGCATTGCCACATTGCTGCAAGCAGGAGTCATCTCAGCTGAAGAAGCAAGAAAGCTTCTGGAAGAGGTGCTCTGATGGATGCTTACAGACCAGACCCTGATATAGAGAGAATTCTCAAGCTTGTCCTGCCGAGCCTTAATGCAGGCTTTAAGTCCGCTCTTGAGTATATGCTTGAGCGGAGCAAATACTTTGTAAGCTTTCAGGACTTTGCAAACATGCTACTTATAAAGCTCGAAGAGCAAATGAGGCTGCCAGAAGGCGTTAAGGCAAAGCTTTTGCAAGAACTTGAGGACATATACAGAAAAGAAGTTTCACGCATGCCCCTCAACATACTTGCACGCACACAGCCGGGCTTTTATGACTTTACAGAAAAAGACCACAGAGCCATAGAATACGCCCTGAGACTGCATGACTTTTATCTTGGCAAGTTCTTTCAAGGGGACAGAGAGTTAAGAAAAAGAGTTCTGGACTGGATGAGTGCCTACTACTTAGAGCAGGGCAACCCCATAGGCAGAGGTCAAAAGGGCGTGAAGGAGTTTCTCAGACAGTTCAGGAGCTACATACAACCTCAGACCGAATGGAAGGCAAGACAGATAATAGACACCTCAGTCAACTTCCTTAGAAACGCAGGCAGAATCTACACATTACAAAAGGCCCGAATCTCATACTACAGGTGGGATGCAGTAAACGACAGGCTCACATGCAGAATATGCCGGTCAATGGACGGTAGAGTTTTCAGGACCGAGGAGGCGGTAAGAGCGCTGGACATGCTTGTCTCCACTCAAGACCCAGAACTTATAAGAGACCTCAAGCCCTTCATAAACACAGTGCAGAAAGGAACAAGTGCAGGCATCCCAGGAAAGCTCCCACCCATCCACCCACACTGCAGGTGTGTGGTAGTCGCACAGACAGAAGAAGTAGAGGTAAAAATCCCTGCCAGTGTGGAGCCTATTGGCAAAGACAGTCCTGGACAGAGAGAGCTTCTTAAGGAGTATAGCTCGCTTACAAGAGCGGAGATAAACAACAGGATAAGGGCGCATTTGGGAAGTGAGTGGGCACGTCCACCTGCAGATGCCACAGATAAACAAATACTGAAATATCTTGGTGAGTTTGTCCAGAAGCACTATCATGACCATGCGCAGGAGGTAGGTGTAAGTTCTCTGGAAGAGTATAAAAACTTAGCCTACGACATCATAAAAAAGCCAGATAAGGTATTTGTGGAAAGAAGATTTGGTCAGGACTACTTTGTCTTTTACAGAGGCAATATTAAGGTGGTATGCTCTGACGCAAACCTTTCTATAAATTCAATGTATAAGGAAGAGGTGGACAGATGGATAGAGAGAGTGCAAAAGAACTTCCAGTCGGCCATAATCAGGCTCATTTAGAGCTTATAGGCTTTTATGAGTTTAGCCTCCGCTATCCTGAAACAATACCCTCAGCCTACTGTCATCACAACTACCATATAACCGCAGACACAAGGACAAGGATACACGAACTTGGGTTAGACCATATGGTAAAGGAGCTTGACATCAAGCTTTTGAAAGGACTGAAGAAATTTGGACCACCCGCCTACATGGAAAAGGACAAAAACAAGCCCCTTGAATACTGGTGGTGGCATCTGGATAAAATAGCCACAAAAGAATATCCTGCAGAGCTACTGCCAGAACACCTCAGAGAAATCTACGAGAGCCTTTGAAATCCTTGCTTGATAGCATGCTACTGAAAGCTTAGCATGTAGTGTATGCTTTTGACCCTGGCTTTCAAGCCTGAAAGCGTGGAAGAGACAGAGGGCTACATAGAGTTCACAGTGCGTGCTATTTCTGCTGACACACCTATACAGAGTGCAAAAGGTGAGTTTTATTTTCCCTCGGAACTTCTCATAAAAAAGCAGGCAGACCTGATTGGCAAGCCTCTGCTTTTAGACCACGAGTGGAAGGTGGACAAAATTGTTGGTGTTGTAGTTCATAGCTGGTTTGATGACAGTCAGAAGGCTTTGATGGCAAGGGTGAGGGTAACAAAAGAAGGCAATGAAAGGCTCGTCAGTCTTATAAAAATGTCTCCAAGCCCCATCAAGTCTGTGTCCATAGGTGCGGTGCTCACAAAAGAAAAAGACAAGGTGGTAGATATAGAGTTTAAAGAGCTTTCACTGGTCTTTGAAGGCGCAGACCCCAACGCAAGACTGCTTTCCAAGTATGAAGACATCACGCTTTCCACCGCTGAATGGTGGGATGACCCAGAGCTAAGAGACAAAGCTCCTCAGGACTACTTTTTAGACCCCTCTTCTCGCAGGTATCCATACAAAACATGGGAAGGGAAGATTTCCTGTGAGAGACTTAAGGCTGCTATGCAACTGTCAAGCCTTCATGGACACAGGCAGATTTACGACAGAGCAAAAAGGCTTTATGAAAAACACTGTCAAGGAGGTTAAATATGGAGAAGCTCACAAAAGAAGTTATACTGACGCTCAGCAAAGAAGAGCTTCAGGAGACTGTGGAGACTCTGCAGGCTAAACTGGAGCTTGCGGAGAAAGAAAAACAAGAGCTAAAAGAGCTTGCAGAGCTTGGCAAGAAGTATTACGAACATCTCAAAGCAGAAGCGGTCAGGCTTGTGCGTGCCGTAGATGGAGACAACGCACCCCTTCTCAAGCTCATAGACAGAGCGGATGCGGACACTCTCAAGGCTGTAGTTGATGATTATCAAGAAAGAGCAAAAGAAAAGTTCAGAAGCTCTTCAGTCCAGCAGTCTCAAGAGCCAGAAACGTTCTCAAAAGACTGGCTTGAGAAAGCTGACTATCAGGAGCTTTTAAAGCTCAGAACAAAACTCTATGAGGAGGTCCAAAAATGAGCACAGTAAGCAGGACTACACACCCCGAGCTTTTCCCTCTTTACTACGAGAGGAAGTTGCTTGAGTATGTAAAAGCCAACCTCGTTGCGCTAAAGTTCGGACAGAAAAGAAGCCTGCCTGCTAACTCGGGCAGAACCATAGAGTTCTACAGGGCAAACCCCAAGCCTGTTATCACCACTCCCATAACCGACCAGCCCACACCTCAGGCAACCGCCCTTCCTAACCTCACTCCTATACAGGTCACCGTGCAGGAATACGGAGACAGCATAGACCTGTATGAGTTTGCAGACCTCACTTCTTTTGTTCCCCTTGTGGACTATGCCACTGACATCCTTGCAGACCAGGCGCAGAGAAGCCTTGACACCATAGCCATGAACGAGCTTGTGTCAGGAACAAATGTTTTATACGCAGGAGGAGTAAACGCAAGGTCTGAGCTTACAGGCATACAAAAACTCTCCAAGACAGAAATAAGAAAAGCGGTAAACCTACTGCAGAGAGAAAACATCCCACCATTTGAAGACGGCTACTATGTATGCCTCATACATCCAGACAAAATCCTTGACCTCTTTACAGACAGTGAACTACTACAACTCGCCAGCGCCAACATGTCCGCCTTTGAAAAAGGCTTTGTAGGACAGTTTGCAGGTGTAAAGTTTTATGTGTCCACTACACTGCCAACTGTTTCAAACGGAGGAACGCCACCTGCAACGGTCTACCAGACCCTTGTCCTCGGCAAAGATGCCTATGGCATAGTTGACCTGGATGGCACGTCTCTGAGGATGGTGCAGACTAACGTGGACAGGCTTGGAAGAGTGAAGACGCTGGGCTGGAAGGCATACTTTGCGATAAAGCGTCTGTATGAGCCTGCGATAGTAAGGGTTGAGAGCAACTGATGAAAGTCAGAGTTTTCAGACCACAAGAGGTGCGGATAAACGGCAGGCTCTACAGAGTGCAGGAAGGAGTGCAGGAGCTTGAAGAGCATGTAGCAGAGCTTTTGATGAACCTATCCCTCGCAGAAAGACTTGAGGAGAAGACGGATGATAAGCGTGCAAGAGGTAAGAGAGTTTCTCAAGCAAGCTGACATATCCGAAGAGCTCATCCAGAAAGCAATAAACAGAGCCTACGGCAGATTTGTAAAACTGACAAACAGTGCCCCAGACCCACAGAAAGAAGAACACAGACAAGCTCTCATATACCTCGCAGTGCTTGAGCTTGCCCCACACATAAACCTCTACTATAGAGGGCAAGGAAACACTGAGATAGTCAGAACTAAGGAGCTCGCAGGAGAAGTAGAAAGGCTTTTGAACATAACCCCGAAGGGGGCAATGGTATGGAAGGAGATATAAGAAGACTTGAAAGCTACATGCAAGAACTGCCACAGAGGATAAGACAATCGGTAAGACTCGCCCTTGAGAGAGCAGGAGCAGAGGGAGTTAGCAAGCTTTCAGAACTTTTCAAAACAGAAGGTAAGTCTCTTAGCGTAGAATGGCCTCCTCTCAAAGAAAAATACCTGCGCTGGAAGCTCAAGAAAGGCTTTTCAGAGAAAGTCCTGCACAGGACAACCACGCTCAGACAGAGCTTTAACTCGAAAGTGAATGACTACTCTGCAACAATAGGCACTCCAGTCAAGTATGCCATATACCACGAGTATGGCACAAAGAAAATGCCCGCAAGACCCTTTATGAAGCCTGTGGCAGAGTATCTGTCTGGTAAAGCCCTATCGAGGATTTTCAGAAGTGCCTTTGAGGAGGCTCTCTGATGTGGCAGAAGATTGAAAACGGCATTGTGCAGGCTATAAAGAACCTCGGCTTTGAAAATGTTCAGCTATGGTCTGGCAAGCCTGAAGACCTGCTTAAAAGACCTGCCACATATCCAGCCCTGAGAGTTGTAATAGAAAAACATGAGCTTACCCCTCTTGACCTTTTCAACGCTGGCTTTGAAAGCGTCTTTGACCTTTCTGTGCTTGTCTTTTTCAGAAGCCTCAGAGATGACGGCACGGGAGCATACGCAATAATAGACAGGCTATACAGGCTGAATAACACAGTAATAGAAGGCTATAAGCTTATGCCTGCAGGGGCCAAGCTTTTGCTTACGGACACCTCTGAGTTTGTCTTTCAAGTTTCCTTCAGAGCAGAAGGCAGAGAAGTGCTCTATAGCGAAGAGGAAGTGCTTACAAGAAGAATAGACTTTGAGGAGGTATAGAGATGAAAAAAAGCTACAGAGTCTTGAAAGCGGACTTCCCTTTGCCTGTGCAGGATATTCTGCTCAGCACAGGCATGCTTGTAGAGCTTGAAGAGACAGAGCAGGTGAAATCTTTGCTTGAAATGGGAGTGCTAAAGGAAGAAAATACAAAGAGGTCAAAGAAGGAGGCGTCAAATGGCTGATTTTCTGCATGGTGTTGAGACAATCCTGCTCACAAAAGGACCAGTTCCTGTAAGAGAGGTAAAGTCCGCAGTAGTCTTTCTGGTTGGCACTGCACCCGTGCATACCACAGTGCCACAGGGCATGTCAGAAGAGGACTGGTATGAGCAAGTTGTAAACAGTCCCCTTCTTA contains:
- a CDS encoding HK97-gp10 family putative phage morphogenesis protein: MEGDIRRLESYMQELPQRIRQSVRLALERAGAEGVSKLSELFKTEGKSLSVEWPPLKEKYLRWKLKKGFSEKVLHRTTTLRQSFNSKVNDYSATIGTPVKYAIYHEYGTKKMPARPFMKPVAEYLSGKALSRIFRSAFEEAL
- a CDS encoding N4-gp56 family major capsid protein; the encoded protein is MSTVSRTTHPELFPLYYERKLLEYVKANLVALKFGQKRSLPANSGRTIEFYRANPKPVITTPITDQPTPQATALPNLTPIQVTVQEYGDSIDLYEFADLTSFVPLVDYATDILADQAQRSLDTIAMNELVSGTNVLYAGGVNARSELTGIQKLSKTEIRKAVNLLQRENIPPFEDGYYVCLIHPDKILDLFTDSELLQLASANMSAFEKGFVGQFAGVKFYVSTTLPTVSNGGTPPATVYQTLVLGKDAYGIVDLDGTSLRMVQTNVDRLGRVKTLGWKAYFAIKRLYEPAIVRVESN
- a CDS encoding terminase family protein; the protein is MKAESILLPYQRIALQGIETRRFSVLMWARQTGKSFLVSYYAIKRAVEFVNHRVVVISPSERQSKELLDKVKMHVQALKLAKVDFFEDTQTFQLEARFPNGSKVIALPSKPETVRGFTGDVIMDETAFFEKGFEVYQAVFPTITRNQRYKLIAISTPRTKKDLFYHLWQTAQEDPAWFSYRLTIHDAVQNGLAIDPEELRRGIKNELAWKSEYLCEFIDDEDVLLPYEVIQSCEEENIEVDDLRLLRGDVFVGVDIGRRRDLTVISILEKLGSVFYLRRLEILRNVSFSEQFKVIDHIASFARRLAIDETGIGMQLAEELARRWGEAKVQRVYFTARVKEELAERLRHAFIDKIIRIPPDNDLREDLHSVKRLVSDSGNIRYEGNTEDGHADRFWALALALHAGKEETKEISPLVFYSPEKTVKRWWHVERVI
- a CDS encoding minor capsid protein encodes the protein MDAYRPDPDIERILKLVLPSLNAGFKSALEYMLERSKYFVSFQDFANMLLIKLEEQMRLPEGVKAKLLQELEDIYRKEVSRMPLNILARTQPGFYDFTEKDHRAIEYALRLHDFYLGKFFQGDRELRKRVLDWMSAYYLEQGNPIGRGQKGVKEFLRQFRSYIQPQTEWKARQIIDTSVNFLRNAGRIYTLQKARISYYRWDAVNDRLTCRICRSMDGRVFRTEEAVRALDMLVSTQDPELIRDLKPFINTVQKGTSAGIPGKLPPIHPHCRCVVVAQTEEVEVKIPASVEPIGKDSPGQRELLKEYSSLTRAEINNRIRAHLGSEWARPPADATDKQILKYLGEFVQKHYHDHAQEVGVSSLEEYKNLAYDIIKKPDKVFVERRFGQDYFVFYRGNIKVVCSDANLSINSMYKEEVDRWIERVQKNFQSAIIRLI